DNA sequence from the Nesterenkonia lutea genome:
GCCTGGAAGAGGTCAATGAAGGGGCCATCCGAATCGGTGGCGAAGACGTCTCCCACGTCTCCCCCAAGGACCGCGACATCGCCATGGTCTTCCAGAACTACGCGCTCTACCCACACATGTCCGTGGCCGAGAACATGGGCTTCGCGCTGAAGATCGCCGGCGTCTCCAAGGAGGAGCGCGCCGAGCGGGTCAAGAAGGCCGCGGAGATCCTGGACCTGGTCCCCTATCTGGACCGCAAGCCGAAGGCTCTCTCCGGCGGCCAGCGTCAGCGCGTGGCCATGGGGCGCGCGATCGTCCGCTCCCCCAAGGTCTTCCTCATGGATGAGCCCCTGTCGAACCTCGACGCCAAGCTGCGCGTGCAGACCCGCACCCAGATCGCGGCACTGACGCGCGAGCTGCAGACCACCACGGTCTACGTCACGCACGACCAGGTCGAGGCCATGACCATGGGAGACCGGGTGTGTGTGCTCAAGGACGGCGTGCTCCAGCAGGTGGACTCCCCCCGCAACCTCTATGACACGCCCGCCAACGTGTTCGTGGCCGGCTTCATCGGCTCACCCGCGATGAACCTCTTCCACGCCAAGATCCAGGGCGAGGGTCTGGTGCTCGGAAATGACATCATCCCGGTCACCGGCGGCCACCTGGCCAAGAGCACCCGGGACGAGGTCGTCCTGGGCGTGCGCCCCGAGGACATGGAGCTCACCACAGACGGCACCGGGCTGCCGATGACCGTGGACCTGGTCGAGGAGCTGGGCGCAGACGCCTACATCTTCGGCTCCCCGGACGGCATCTCCACCTTCCAGCCGTTCATCGTCCGCGTGAACGGACGCCGTCCCCCCATGCGCGGCGAGCGGGTCTTCATCAAGCCGAACCCGGCGCATCTGCACCTGTTCGACATCGAGAACGGACTGCGCCTCAACGGCGAGGTCCCCGCCAACACCCCCCATGCATCGCTCTCCGACGTGGAAGCCCTGGCGGACTCCGAAGACTGATCACGGGCTGCATCACTGCAGGTCAGCGTTACGCAGAACCAGATTGAGCATGATGTGCTCGGCTTTCGTCCAGGAAGTGACCAGGAAGTCCCCCGTAGAGTGAAGAGCATCGCTGACGGGGACCTGTCAGCCCATGGCGGACTTGGTCTCTACGCGAAACAGACGTAACGACAGAAAGGTACGGGTACATCATGCATAAGTCAGTACTGCCAATCAGCTTGACCACAATTCTGCTTATCGTGATCATCGTCATCCTGGTGACCTGATTCGATAGACCAGCAAGAGGAGAGGGCGGGATCCGAGTATTCGGATCCCGCCGTCTCTCTGTGTCTCGCGCCGCGCCGTCTCGCACCCCGCGCGCCGGACGCGGGTCAGTCCGCGCTGGAGCGGGTCAGTCCGCGCTGGAGCGGGTCAGTCCGCGCTGAGTCCCGCGGCCGGCTCCACCCTGGAGAGCGCCCGCGCCGGGAGCAGCGCGGCGAGCGCAGCGGCGACCAGGGTCACCGCCCAGAGTCCAGCGATGCGCAGCCACGGCATCTCCAGCACCACGGTCCAGTCCGGGCGGGCCACGAGTGAGGCGACCCCCGCCCAACCCAGGAAGGCGCCCAGTGCGGTGCCGATCAGCAGCGCCACCCCGGCAAGCAGCAGCGCCTCGATGGTGATCATCTGTCCCACCGAGCGACGGTTCATGCCCACCGCCCGCAGCAGCGCAGCCTCGCGGCGACGTTCCAGCACCGAGAGGGAGAGCGTGTTGCTGACCCCGATGATCGCCACCAGGACCGAGGCCCCCAGGAGCACAAGGACGATCAGCAGCACCATGTCGATGGCCTCCGTGAAGCTGGCTCGCATCAGCGCGCCGGCGTCGTTGTACTCCTCGGAGTACTCCTCGAGCAGCGGCGCCAGACCGTAGGACTGGTCCGGACCGAGCCCCTCAGCGGCTCGGATCAGCGTGAGCCCGTTCTCCGGGCTGAAGGTCCATGGGGACTCACCCGGGGCCGTGGCCCCCTCCGGCAGTGAAGCCTCTGAGACCAGCACCATCCCGGCCGGCAGCCAGGAGACGACCGTGGCATCCACGGTGATCGACTGGTCTGCGGCCCCGGAGGTGGCGGTGCCGTAGGGCATCAGTTCCAGTTCAGCGTCATCGCCCTCGAAGATCGTGTCCTCTGCATTGAGCTGTGCCGCGGCTATCGCCTCACCGGCGCCCGGCGCCATGCCTTCGGTGCGCGCGACTGAGGCGAAGGTCCCTTCATCGACCAGGATCACACGTCCCTCGACGCTGCCCCGCTCCCCCGTGATGGTGGCAGAGGCGCCGGGGGCGGAGGAGAACGTCTCCACGAGCTCACTCTCGGAGAGCTCCGCTTCAAGGTCCTCGTCCATCGCGCTGACGCTGGCTTCCACCGGGTAGCTCTCGGCGAGCTCGTCGTAGAGCACCGTCTGCGCCGTGGCGGCTCCCACCATCATGGTTCCGACCAGGGTGACACCGACCAGCAGCGC
Encoded proteins:
- a CDS encoding ABC transporter ATP-binding protein, encoding MASVTYDSASRIYTPGARPAINQLHLEIADGEFLVLVGPSGCGKSTALRMLAGLEEVNEGAIRIGGEDVSHVSPKDRDIAMVFQNYALYPHMSVAENMGFALKIAGVSKEERAERVKKAAEILDLVPYLDRKPKALSGGQRQRVAMGRAIVRSPKVFLMDEPLSNLDAKLRVQTRTQIAALTRELQTTTVYVTHDQVEAMTMGDRVCVLKDGVLQQVDSPRNLYDTPANVFVAGFIGSPAMNLFHAKIQGEGLVLGNDIIPVTGGHLAKSTRDEVVLGVRPEDMELTTDGTGLPMTVDLVEELGADAYIFGSPDGISTFQPFIVRVNGRRPPMRGERVFIKPNPAHLHLFDIENGLRLNGEVPANTPHASLSDVEALADSED